GAAGTAGTCGTGCCGGCCTGACGCCGGAATTTTGACGGAGGAACGTCGCGTGGCAGATGCGAAGAAGCCGACCAAGAAGCGCGATCGGCGCGTGAGTGTGAATGGTGTCGCTCACGTGCAGGCGAGCTTCAACAATACGATCGTCACCATCACCGACACCGACGGCAACGTCATCACCTGGGCGAGCGCCGGAAAGGTCGGCTTCAAGGGATCGCGCAAGAGCACTCCGTTCGCGGCGCAGGTCGCAGCGGAATCGAGCGCGCGCGAAGCCATCAACCAGGGCATGAAGCGCGTCGAGGTGTGGGTCAAGGGACCGGGTTCCGGCCGTGAAGCCGCGATCCGCTCGCTGCAGGCGGCGGGCCTCGAGATCTCCGCGATCAAAGACGTGACACCCATTCCGCATAACGGCTGCCGCGCTCCCAAGCGGCGCCGCGTCTAGAGGAGTATCCATGGCGGTCTATCACGATGCTCGATGCCGGCTGTGCCGGCGAGAAGGCGCGAAGCTGTTCCTCAAGGGAACGCGCTGCTTCACCGACAAGTGTGCGTTCGAGAAGCGCGGCTACGCTCCCGGCGAGCATGGCAAGAGCCGGCGCATCAAAGAGACGAACTACGGCCTGCAGCTGCGCGAGAAGCAGAAGGCGCGCCGGCTGTACGGCGTGCTCGAGCGGCAGTTCCGCAACTACTTCTCGAAGGCGTCCGAAGCGAAGGGCGTCACCGGCGAAGTGCTGCTCCAGATGCTCGAACGCCGCCTCGACAATGTCATCTATCGGTTCGGCTTCGCGCTCTCGCACCACCAGGCCCGTCAGCTGGTCGGCCACGGTCACTTCACGGTCAACGGCCGCAAGGTCGACATTCCGTCGTACCTCGTGAAGGTCGGCGATACGGTTCAGGTGCGCGAACGCAGCCGCAAGATGCCGGTCATTCTCACGTCGCTGGAGCAGCGCAAGGGTCAGTGGGTGCCCGAATGGCTGGAGATCAGCGCCGAAGCCCTGACGGGACGCGTGCTCAACATTCCCACGCGTCAGTCCATCACGGTTCCGATCAACGAACAGCTGATCGTCGAGCTCTACTCGAAGTAACGACGCTCCGCCTTCCATCAGGAGGCTTGATCACATGAAGTGGAAGAACCTGACCATGCCCCGGCAGCTTGCCGCCGACCCGGGCAACACGGATCGCTACGGAAAGTTCACGATCGAGCCGCTCGAGCGCGGCTTCGGCCTCACGGTCGGTAATTCGCTGCGCCGCGTGCTGCTGTCGTCGCTGCAGGGCGCCGCGATCACCGCGGTGCGCATCGACGGCGTGCTGCACGAGTTTTCGACGCTGCCGGGTGTCATCGAAGACGTGACCGAGATCATCCTCAATCTCAAGCAGGTGCGGCTCAAGCTGCACGGCGACGGTCCCAAGAAGGCGATGTTCGAAGCCACCGGCAAGGGCGAGGTGCGTGCCGGCGACCTGAAGATCGAGGGCGACGCGCAGGTGCTCAATCCCGACCTGCACATCGCGACGCTCAACAAGGACGGCGACCTGCGCATGGAAGTCGAGCTCGACGGCGGCCGCGGCTATGTTTCGGCCGACCAGCACTCGATGACCGACCGTCCGATCGGCGTGATTCCGATCGACGCGATGTTTTCGCCCGTGACCAAGGTCAACTACACGGTCGAGGCCACGCGGCTCGGCCAGCGCATCGACTACGACAAGCTCACGATCGAGTTGTGGACCGACGGAAGCATCCTGCCGCAGGACGCGGTGGCGGTGGCGGCGATGGTGCTGCGCGATCACTTCAGCCTGTTCATTCACTTCGAGGAGCCGCTCGAGACCGAAGTCGAGGAAGAAGTCGACGAGGACAAGGAAAAGGTGCGTCAGCTGCTCGGGCGAAGCGTCGACGAACTCGAGCTCTCGGTGCGTTCGAGCAACTGTCTCAAGGCTGCCGAGATCAAGTCCATCTCCGAGCTGGTCGTGAAGAGCGAGGCGGAGATGCTCAAGTTCCGGAACTTCGGGCGCAAGTCGCTCAAGGAGATCCAGGACATTCTCGGCGAGATGGGCCTGCACTTCGGCATGGACATCGCGCCCTACACGGAGAATCGCAACACGGTCGGACTCGACGCCTGATACCGGGCGTGTCCGGCCTCCAGCCGGCGCGGGATCGGCCCTCACTTCTAGAGGACGGGACGCACATGCGACACCGCAAAAGTTTTCGCAAACTCAGCCGCACCTGGTCGCACCGGCGTGCGCTGCTTCGCAACCTGGTGACTGCGCTGTTCCAGTACGAGCGCATCGAGACCACGGTGGCGAAGGCGAAGGAGGCCCGGCAGATCGCGGAGCGCCTCATCACGTTCGCGAAGCGCGGCGACATGGCGGCACGCCGTCACGTCGATCGCTTCGTCATGAAGCCCGAGATCACGGCCAAGCTGTTCGCGACGATCGCACCCTGGTACGCCGAGCGACCGGGCGGCTACACGCGCATCATCCGCATCGGACGGCGCCTCGGTGATGCGGGCGAAACCGCCTACCTCGAGCTGGTGAAGAGCGTCGAGCAGAAGGAGCAGGAGCGCCAGGCGCGTCTCGCGGCCGCCGAGGCCAAGGAAACGGCGCTCAAGGGCGAGAAGCCGGGCAAGAAGCCGAAGGCGGAAGCTGCGTCGGAAGGAGCCGCCGAAGAAGGCGCGCGCACCAAGCGCGGTCGCTCGCGTACTTCGGTCAAGCCGACCGGCCCCGCTCCGCCGTCGAAGAAGAAGTCGACGACCCGGAAGGTCGGCGCGAGCTGATCGAACGCCGCCTCCGAAGCTGGCGAGACGGGCGGGAATCCCCCGCCCGTTTTCGTTTTGCGCTCCCGGGCGGCGGCCGGCGGGCCGATCACTTCCGCGAGCCCTCGACGCGCACCCACACCCCATGAACCCGGCCCTTCTCGCACTCCTGCTCGCGGTGACTCCCATGGCCGACTCGGTCGCCGTGGGTGACTCGGTCGCGCGAGCACTCGGGGCCGACCCTGCGACGCGCGTGGACTATCTGTGGGTGACGCGTTCGACCCTGCAGTCGCGCGAGTCGATCGATCGGATGGTCGAGCGTGCGGCGCTCATGCACGTGAGGGGAATGCTGGTCCAGGTGGTCGGCCGAGGGGATGCCTGGTACCGCTCCGAGCGCCTGCCGCGCGCCGAAGGGCTCGCAGGCACGCCGGCCGACTTCGATCCGCTCGCGCGGGTCGTCGAAGCGGCGCACCCACGGGGACTCGAAGTGCATGCGTGGATCAACTGCGCGCTGGTGTGGTCGGGCGACCACCCGCCGCGCGATCCGCGCCACGTCGCTCGCAGTCATCCCGAGTGGTTCGGCTGGACCTCCGACGGCCAGGCGGTGCTCCACATGGGGCCGCGACGCTGGAAGCGGCTCGGCATCGAGGGCGCCTACCTGTCGCCTGCGCATCCGGGGGTGCGGGCGTGGGTCGCCGGAACCGCGGCCGAGATCGCGCGGCGGTACGCGGTCGACGGAATCCATCTCGACTACATCCGCACTTCGGGCGCCGATCTGGGCTTCGACAATGCCACGCGGGCCGCCTTCGCCCTCGAATCCGGCATCGATCGCTCGCGACTTCCGCGTCTCACGGCGGTGGAGCGCACCCGCCTCGACACCGCATTCGCGGCGTTTCAGGGTCGCCAGGTGACCGCCATCGTACGGGCGGTGCGAGACTCTCTCGAGGCGTTACGCCCCGGCCTCGTGCTGAGCGCCGCGGTGCGCCCCGACCCCCGCGAG
This Candidatus Eisenbacteria bacterium DNA region includes the following protein-coding sequences:
- a CDS encoding family 10 glycosylhydrolase, producing MNPALLALLLAVTPMADSVAVGDSVARALGADPATRVDYLWVTRSTLQSRESIDRMVERAALMHVRGMLVQVVGRGDAWYRSERLPRAEGLAGTPADFDPLARVVEAAHPRGLEVHAWINCALVWSGDHPPRDPRHVARSHPEWFGWTSDGQAVLHMGPRRWKRLGIEGAYLSPAHPGVRAWVAGTAAEIARRYAVDGIHLDYIRTSGADLGFDNATRAAFALESGIDRSRLPRLTAVERTRLDTAFAAFQGRQVTAIVRAVRDSLEALRPGLVLSAAVRPDPREASRYFGQPWEGWLSERLLDRVFPMCYSPSTQVVLDQLQRIATPALKGRVIPGIAVYNAGPTRAASNLQGARALGFAQLALYSYDSLFASQRYWERLNELLQSATATQP
- a CDS encoding DNA-directed RNA polymerase subunit alpha; this encodes MKWKNLTMPRQLAADPGNTDRYGKFTIEPLERGFGLTVGNSLRRVLLSSLQGAAITAVRIDGVLHEFSTLPGVIEDVTEIILNLKQVRLKLHGDGPKKAMFEATGKGEVRAGDLKIEGDAQVLNPDLHIATLNKDGDLRMEVELDGGRGYVSADQHSMTDRPIGVIPIDAMFSPVTKVNYTVEATRLGQRIDYDKLTIELWTDGSILPQDAVAVAAMVLRDHFSLFIHFEEPLETEVEEEVDEDKEKVRQLLGRSVDELELSVRSSNCLKAAEIKSISELVVKSEAEMLKFRNFGRKSLKEIQDILGEMGLHFGMDIAPYTENRNTVGLDA
- the rplQ gene encoding 50S ribosomal protein L17, yielding MRHRKSFRKLSRTWSHRRALLRNLVTALFQYERIETTVAKAKEARQIAERLITFAKRGDMAARRHVDRFVMKPEITAKLFATIAPWYAERPGGYTRIIRIGRRLGDAGETAYLELVKSVEQKEQERQARLAAAEAKETALKGEKPGKKPKAEAASEGAAEEGARTKRGRSRTSVKPTGPAPPSKKKSTTRKVGAS
- the rpsD gene encoding 30S ribosomal protein S4, with the protein product MAVYHDARCRLCRREGAKLFLKGTRCFTDKCAFEKRGYAPGEHGKSRRIKETNYGLQLREKQKARRLYGVLERQFRNYFSKASEAKGVTGEVLLQMLERRLDNVIYRFGFALSHHQARQLVGHGHFTVNGRKVDIPSYLVKVGDTVQVRERSRKMPVILTSLEQRKGQWVPEWLEISAEALTGRVLNIPTRQSITVPINEQLIVELYSK
- the rpsK gene encoding 30S ribosomal protein S11 — its product is MADAKKPTKKRDRRVSVNGVAHVQASFNNTIVTITDTDGNVITWASAGKVGFKGSRKSTPFAAQVAAESSAREAINQGMKRVEVWVKGPGSGREAAIRSLQAAGLEISAIKDVTPIPHNGCRAPKRRRV